A window of the Megalopta genalis isolate 19385.01 chromosome 2, iyMegGena1_principal, whole genome shotgun sequence genome harbors these coding sequences:
- the LOC143258823 gene encoding uncharacterized protein LOC143258823 — protein sequence MESWLSDVQRVRIPRPKFGTGNSVRRSNSTVQYVRSEIHLRQSQDVVKATEELRQALQDKL from the coding sequence ATGGAGTCCTGGCTGAGCGACGTGCAACGCGTGAGGATCCCACGGCCGAAATTCGGCACCGGGAACTCCGTCAGACGATCGAACTCGACGGTGCAGTACGTTCGATCGGAGATCCACCTGCGGCAGAGCCAGGACGTGGTCAAAGCCACGGAGGAGCTTCGCCAGGCGCTCCAGGACAAACTCTGA